One stretch of Streptomyces peucetius DNA includes these proteins:
- a CDS encoding family 43 glycosylhydrolase — protein MAALLMMFAPVSTQPAAAAEGRPYTNPVKSQKGADPWLEYYNGHYYLVTTSFTGVLTMRKSPTLAGLSTAPSVQVWSDTTSTRNTNFWAPELHFVDGRWYLYYSAGQRGVPCCDSQRTYVLQSAGSDPMGPYTYKNQLTGSNLDPGGWLIDASVLRHGGKLYLLGSGFVNGSRQSLVIAPMSNPYTVSGSAFTIISSPTLSWETQGGAVNEGPEPLYRNGKTFVVYSASACWGPDYKLGRLELTGSNPLLASSWTKESTPVFSRNDSAGVFGPGHNGFFTSPDGTENWIVYHANDSASDGCDNGRTTRAQKFTWNADGTPDFGAPVALGTALPGPSGETAATPTAYTLVNRHSGKCLDVAGGSTADGTDIAQWTCNGGANQKWRIEDLGNDTGRLVNVATGKVMDTADCSAADGVDLRQWSWLNNNCQKFRLVHTASGEYVRIVNENSGKVADVADCGTADGADVRQWTWLNNACQQWQLKPAA, from the coding sequence ATGGCAGCGCTGCTCATGATGTTCGCACCGGTCAGCACGCAGCCGGCCGCGGCCGCCGAGGGGCGCCCGTACACGAACCCCGTCAAGTCGCAGAAGGGCGCCGACCCCTGGCTGGAGTACTACAACGGCCACTACTACCTGGTCACCACGTCCTTCACCGGCGTGCTGACCATGCGGAAGTCGCCCACCCTGGCCGGACTGTCCACGGCCCCCAGCGTCCAGGTCTGGAGCGACACCACCTCCACCCGCAACACCAATTTCTGGGCGCCCGAACTGCACTTCGTCGACGGCCGCTGGTACCTCTACTACTCCGCGGGGCAGCGCGGTGTCCCCTGCTGCGACTCCCAGCGCACCTATGTCCTTCAGAGCGCGGGTAGCGATCCCATGGGGCCGTACACCTACAAGAACCAGCTCACCGGATCGAACCTCGACCCCGGAGGCTGGCTCATCGACGCCAGCGTGCTGCGGCACGGCGGCAAGCTGTACCTGCTCGGCAGCGGCTTCGTCAATGGCAGCCGCCAGAGCCTGGTCATCGCCCCGATGAGCAACCCGTACACGGTCAGCGGCTCCGCCTTCACCATCATCTCCAGCCCCACGCTGAGCTGGGAGACCCAGGGAGGCGCGGTCAACGAGGGGCCCGAACCCCTCTACCGCAACGGCAAGACGTTCGTCGTCTACTCCGCGAGCGCCTGCTGGGGGCCGGACTACAAGCTCGGCCGGCTGGAACTGACCGGCAGCAACCCACTGCTGGCGTCCTCGTGGACCAAGGAGTCCACGCCCGTCTTCTCGCGGAACGACTCCGCGGGGGTCTTCGGCCCCGGCCACAACGGTTTCTTCACCTCGCCCGACGGCACCGAGAACTGGATCGTCTACCACGCCAACGACTCGGCCTCCGACGGCTGCGACAACGGCCGCACCACCCGCGCCCAGAAGTTCACCTGGAACGCCGACGGAACCCCGGACTTCGGCGCCCCGGTCGCCCTGGGCACGGCCCTGCCCGGCCCGTCCGGAGAGACGGCGGCCACACCGACGGCGTACACGCTGGTGAACCGGCACAGCGGCAAGTGCCTGGACGTCGCGGGCGGCAGCACCGCGGACGGCACCGACATCGCGCAGTGGACGTGCAACGGCGGCGCCAACCAGAAGTGGCGGATCGAGGACCTCGGCAACGACACCGGCCGGCTCGTCAACGTCGCGACCGGCAAAGTCATGGACACGGCCGACTGTTCCGCCGCCGACGGCGTCGATCTGCGGCAGTGGTCGTGGCTGAACAACAACTGCCAGAAGTTCCGCCTCGTACACACGGCCTCGGGCGAATACGTGCGGATCGTCAACGAGAACAGCGGCAAGGTCGCCGACGTCGCCGACTGCGGTACGGCGGACGGCGCCGACGTACGCCAGTGGACCTGGCTGAACAACGCCTGCCAGCAGTGGCAGCTCAAGCCGGCTGCATGA
- a CDS encoding ABC transporter substrate-binding protein has product MTLNWYNFPDDSGALESAASSCSSASDGRYRISYHKLPRTADGQRQQLVRRLAAEDDTVDIMGLDVTWPAEFAEAEWILPWTGENRRRATEGTLEVPLQTATWKGRLYAVPYNTNTQLLWYRTDLVPRPPETWDEMLTMARDLARQGKPHYVEVQGAQYEGLTVWFNTLVESAGGSILNAAATEPSLGPPAVRAATIMRDLARSPAADPSLPNQMEDQNRLAMESGTAAFELNYPFVYPSMKANNPDLFKNFRWAPYPGVDPGRPAKPTIGGIDLAVGAYSRHPDLAFEAALCLRNRQNQITAALKGGLPPTLRSLYSDPALAEDYPFAAEVLDALENASIRPKTPAYQNVSITVSHTLSPPSAISPRSDVERIESHIGDALESKGVIP; this is encoded by the coding sequence GTGACCCTGAACTGGTACAACTTCCCTGACGACTCCGGTGCCCTGGAGAGTGCGGCCTCCTCTTGCAGCAGCGCCTCCGACGGGCGGTACCGCATCTCGTACCACAAGCTGCCTCGCACCGCCGACGGGCAGCGCCAGCAACTGGTCCGCCGGCTCGCCGCGGAGGACGACACGGTCGACATCATGGGACTCGACGTGACCTGGCCCGCCGAGTTCGCGGAGGCCGAGTGGATTCTGCCGTGGACCGGCGAGAACCGCCGACGTGCCACCGAGGGCACCCTCGAGGTGCCACTGCAGACCGCCACCTGGAAGGGCAGGCTGTATGCCGTCCCGTACAACACCAACACGCAACTGCTCTGGTACCGCACCGATCTCGTGCCGAGGCCACCCGAGACCTGGGACGAGATGCTCACCATGGCCCGGGACCTGGCCCGGCAGGGCAAACCTCACTACGTGGAGGTCCAGGGCGCCCAGTACGAGGGGCTGACGGTCTGGTTCAACACCCTGGTGGAGAGCGCGGGTGGTTCCATCCTCAACGCTGCCGCCACCGAGCCGTCGCTCGGCCCGCCGGCGGTCCGGGCGGCGACCATCATGCGCGACCTGGCCCGGTCGCCGGCGGCCGACCCGTCACTCCCGAACCAGATGGAGGACCAGAACCGGCTGGCCATGGAGTCCGGGACCGCCGCCTTCGAACTCAACTACCCGTTCGTCTATCCGTCGATGAAGGCGAACAACCCGGACCTGTTCAAGAACTTCCGCTGGGCGCCCTACCCCGGTGTGGATCCGGGACGGCCGGCGAAGCCCACCATCGGCGGCATCGATCTGGCGGTGGGAGCGTACTCCCGCCATCCTGACCTCGCCTTCGAGGCGGCCCTGTGTCTGCGCAACCGGCAGAACCAGATCACCGCGGCGCTCAAGGGAGGACTGCCGCCCACGTTGCGCTCGTTGTACTCGGACCCGGCACTCGCCGAGGACTACCCGTTTGCGGCCGAGGTGCTGGACGCCCTCGAGAACGCCAGCATCCGGCCCAAGACCCCGGCCTACCAGAATGTCTCCATCACCGTTTCGCACACGCTCTCGCCCCCCTCGGCGATCTCGCCGCGCAGTGACGTCGAGCGCATCGAGTCCCATATCGGCGACGCTCTCGAATCGAAGGGGGTGATTCCGTGA
- a CDS encoding ABC transporter ATP-binding protein — translation MAEIVLEGITKKYPDGAVAVQDVNLEVGDGEFVILVGPSGCGKSTTLNMIAGLEDITAGTLRIGGQVVNDKAPKDRDIAMVFQSYALYPHMSVRDNMGFALRLAKTDKAVIRTKVEEAARILDLSEHLDRKPANLSGGQRQRVAMGRAIVRDPKAFLMDEPLSNLDAKLRVQMRTQISRLQQRLGTTTVYVTHDQTEAMTLGDRVVVMRGGVVQQVGTPQHLYDEPRNLFVAGFIGSPAMNFLHATLEENLLHTSVGEVSLEPGLLRELERRNAPRDLIVGLRPEAFEDASLVEPGRSGMTFTATVGVVESLGSDVYAYFAEDEWQPAQTSELAELAADSGASETGAGGHQIVTRLSSATRVRERSEAQLWVDTSRMHVFDPVSGVNLAPAHHAGNR, via the coding sequence GTGGCCGAGATCGTTCTCGAGGGCATCACCAAGAAGTATCCGGATGGCGCCGTGGCCGTGCAGGACGTCAATCTCGAGGTCGGTGACGGGGAGTTCGTGATCCTGGTCGGTCCGTCGGGCTGCGGGAAGTCGACAACGCTCAACATGATCGCCGGTCTTGAGGACATCACCGCGGGGACGCTGCGGATCGGCGGCCAGGTCGTCAACGACAAGGCGCCCAAGGACCGCGACATCGCCATGGTGTTCCAGTCGTACGCGTTGTACCCGCACATGAGCGTTCGCGACAACATGGGGTTCGCACTGCGTCTCGCGAAGACGGACAAGGCCGTCATCCGCACCAAGGTGGAGGAGGCCGCGCGGATCCTCGATCTGTCGGAGCATCTGGACCGCAAACCGGCCAACCTGTCGGGCGGCCAGCGTCAGCGGGTGGCGATGGGCCGAGCGATCGTCCGTGACCCCAAGGCGTTCCTGATGGACGAGCCGCTGTCCAATCTGGACGCCAAACTCCGGGTGCAGATGCGGACCCAGATCTCCCGTCTGCAGCAGCGCCTCGGGACCACCACCGTCTACGTCACCCACGACCAGACAGAGGCGATGACGCTGGGGGATCGCGTCGTCGTGATGCGCGGCGGGGTGGTGCAACAGGTCGGCACACCGCAGCACCTGTACGACGAGCCGCGGAATCTGTTCGTGGCCGGGTTCATCGGTTCGCCCGCGATGAACTTCCTGCACGCCACGCTCGAGGAGAACCTCCTGCACACGAGTGTCGGAGAAGTGTCCTTGGAGCCGGGCCTGCTGCGTGAGCTGGAGCGGCGGAACGCTCCCCGTGACCTCATCGTGGGCCTGCGCCCGGAGGCCTTCGAGGACGCGAGCCTGGTGGAGCCCGGCCGCTCGGGCATGACCTTCACCGCGACGGTGGGTGTGGTCGAGTCCCTGGGGTCGGACGTGTACGCCTACTTCGCGGAGGACGAGTGGCAGCCCGCTCAGACGTCGGAGCTTGCGGAGCTCGCCGCAGATTCGGGGGCCAGCGAGACGGGCGCCGGCGGTCACCAGATCGTCACCCGGCTGAGCAGCGCGACCCGGGTACGGGAGAGAAGCGAGGCGCAGCTGTGGGTGGACACGT
- a CDS encoding carbohydrate ABC transporter permease, translating into MAGAGKRHTTGWTVANIVVIAYALFPVWWIVALSFKDPTTITDGNFFPTKWTWENYRGIFDTSEFTRALVNSIGIALIATVIAVVLGTMAAYAIARLRFPGKRLLIGMSLLIAMFPPISLVSPLFNIERFLGIFDTWPGLIIPYMTFSLPLAIYTLSAFFREIPWDLEKAAKVDGATPAQAFRLVIAPLAAPGVFTTAILVFIFCWNDFLFAISLTSTTAARTVPAAIAFFTGSSQFAQPTGSIAAAAVVITIPIIVFVLLFQRRIVAGLTSGAVKG; encoded by the coding sequence ATGGCCGGTGCGGGCAAGCGGCACACGACGGGTTGGACGGTCGCCAACATCGTCGTCATCGCCTACGCCCTGTTCCCGGTGTGGTGGATCGTTGCCCTTTCCTTCAAGGACCCGACCACCATCACGGACGGCAACTTCTTCCCGACGAAGTGGACGTGGGAGAACTACCGCGGAATCTTCGACACCTCCGAGTTCACCAGAGCGCTCGTCAACTCGATCGGCATCGCGCTGATCGCGACGGTAATCGCCGTGGTGCTGGGCACCATGGCTGCGTACGCGATCGCGCGACTGCGGTTCCCCGGCAAGCGCCTGCTGATCGGGATGTCGCTCCTGATCGCGATGTTCCCACCGATCTCTCTCGTCTCGCCGCTGTTCAACATCGAACGATTCCTGGGCATCTTCGACACCTGGCCGGGGCTGATCATCCCGTACATGACGTTCTCGCTCCCGCTTGCGATCTATACGCTCTCGGCCTTCTTCCGCGAGATCCCGTGGGACCTCGAGAAGGCGGCGAAGGTCGACGGCGCCACGCCCGCGCAGGCCTTCCGGCTGGTGATCGCACCGCTGGCGGCGCCCGGTGTGTTCACGACCGCGATCCTGGTCTTCATCTTCTGCTGGAACGATTTCCTGTTCGCGATCTCGCTGACGTCGACCACGGCAGCACGGACCGTGCCGGCGGCGATCGCGTTCTTCACCGGGAGCAGCCAGTTCGCCCAGCCGACCGGCTCGATCGCCGCGGCGGCCGTGGTGATCACCATTCCGATCATCGTGTTCGTGCTGCTGTTCCAGCGGCGCATCGTCGCCGGCCTCACGTCCGGCGCCGTGAAGGGCTGA
- a CDS encoding family 43 glycosylhydrolase, translating into MALFAALAVLTITAPAHAAAPASPAVTFTNPIAEQRADPHIFKHTDGYYYFTATVPAYDRIVMRRATTLQGLSTATETTIWNKHASGEMGAHIWAPEIHFIDGKWYVYFAAGSTSDIWKIRPYVLQTGAANPLTGTWTEKGRIALPLDTFSLDATTFVVGSTRYLSWAQNDPAVGPGTNIYLARMSNPWTISGSPVMISRPTHAWETVGHTVNEGPAVIQRGGRVFMSFSASATDSNYCLGLLTAAAGADLMNPASWIKNPNPVFTSNAATGQYGPGHNTFTTSEDGKSDILVYHDRNYKDISGDPLNDPNRRTRYQKLYWNADGSPNFGIPVADGATPVRFSSFNFPDRFVRHWEFRARLEANVTNLADSQFRVVTGLAGTGTVSLESANFPGYYLRHKNHEVWVEKNDGSATFRSDASFHRRPGLADTAAGVSFESYNFPGRYLRHYNYLLVTQPAETETAKADATFYAQ; encoded by the coding sequence ATGGCGCTGTTCGCCGCACTGGCCGTGCTGACCATCACAGCCCCCGCCCACGCGGCGGCCCCCGCCTCACCGGCGGTGACCTTCACCAACCCGATCGCCGAACAGCGCGCCGATCCGCACATCTTCAAGCACACCGACGGCTACTACTACTTCACGGCGACCGTTCCCGCGTACGACCGGATCGTCATGCGACGGGCCACCACCCTCCAGGGCCTGTCCACCGCCACCGAGACCACCATCTGGAACAAACACGCCAGCGGTGAGATGGGAGCGCACATCTGGGCTCCGGAGATCCACTTCATCGACGGCAAGTGGTACGTCTACTTCGCCGCCGGGTCCACCAGTGACATCTGGAAGATTCGGCCGTACGTCCTTCAGACCGGTGCGGCCAACCCGCTGACGGGCACCTGGACCGAGAAGGGCCGCATCGCGCTGCCGCTGGACACCTTCTCGCTCGACGCCACCACTTTCGTCGTCGGGTCGACCCGCTACCTCTCCTGGGCGCAGAACGACCCGGCCGTCGGCCCCGGCACCAACATCTATCTGGCCAGGATGTCCAACCCCTGGACGATCAGCGGCAGTCCGGTGATGATCTCCCGGCCGACCCACGCGTGGGAGACGGTCGGCCACACGGTCAACGAGGGTCCGGCGGTCATCCAGCGGGGTGGCAGGGTCTTCATGAGCTTCTCCGCCAGCGCCACTGACAGCAACTACTGTCTGGGCCTGCTGACCGCAGCCGCCGGCGCGGACCTGATGAATCCTGCCTCCTGGATCAAGAATCCGAACCCGGTCTTCACCAGCAACGCCGCGACCGGCCAGTACGGCCCGGGGCACAACACCTTCACCACATCCGAGGACGGAAAGTCGGACATCCTCGTCTACCACGACCGCAACTACAAGGACATCAGCGGCGACCCGCTCAACGACCCCAACCGCCGCACCCGCTACCAGAAGCTCTACTGGAACGCCGACGGCAGCCCGAACTTCGGCATCCCGGTCGCCGACGGAGCCACTCCCGTCCGCTTCTCGTCCTTCAACTTCCCCGACCGGTTCGTCCGGCACTGGGAATTCCGCGCCAGGCTCGAAGCGAACGTCACCAACCTCGCGGATTCCCAGTTCCGCGTCGTCACCGGCCTCGCCGGCACCGGCACGGTCTCCCTCGAATCGGCCAACTTCCCCGGCTACTACCTCCGCCACAAGAACCACGAGGTCTGGGTCGAGAAGAACGACGGGAGCGCGACCTTCAGGAGCGACGCCAGCTTCCACCGCCGCCCCGGCCTGGCCGACACGGCCGCCGGCGTCTCCTTCGAGTCGTACAACTTCCCCGGCCGCTACCTCCGTCACTACAACTACCTGCTCGTTACGCAGCCGGCTGAGACGGAGACCGCCAAGGCGGACGCGACGTTCTACGCCCAGTAG
- a CDS encoding carbohydrate ABC transporter permease, producing MLCAPAVVVMVAVTAYPIGYAVYLSLQRYDLRFPGRAEFVGLSNYGAVLSSDFWWEAFWVTLVITAVSVAVELVLGFALALVMHRTLFGRGAVRTAILVPYGIVTVVAAYSWQYAWTPGTGYLAALLPTGEAPLTEQWSAIGLIILAEVWKTTPFMALLLLAGLALVPEETLRAAQVDGAGSWQRFALVTVPLMKPAILVALLFRTLDAFRIFDNIYILTAGAHDTGSVSILGYDNLFTALNLGIGSAISVLIFLCVAVIAFVFIKLFGAAAPGSEEGAR from the coding sequence ATGCTGTGCGCCCCTGCCGTCGTCGTCATGGTTGCGGTCACGGCGTATCCGATCGGCTACGCCGTCTACCTCTCGCTGCAGCGCTACGACCTCCGCTTCCCGGGCCGCGCGGAATTCGTCGGGCTGAGCAACTACGGTGCCGTGCTGTCCTCCGACTTCTGGTGGGAGGCGTTCTGGGTCACCCTCGTCATCACCGCGGTCTCCGTGGCCGTGGAGCTTGTACTCGGCTTCGCACTGGCGCTGGTCATGCACCGCACGCTGTTCGGCCGCGGGGCGGTGCGTACGGCGATCCTCGTGCCTTACGGGATTGTGACGGTGGTCGCCGCGTACTCATGGCAGTACGCGTGGACACCGGGCACCGGATATCTTGCGGCGCTCCTTCCAACGGGGGAGGCGCCGCTGACGGAACAATGGTCGGCGATCGGTCTGATCATCCTGGCCGAGGTGTGGAAGACCACACCGTTCATGGCGCTGCTGCTCCTTGCCGGCCTGGCCCTGGTGCCGGAGGAAACGCTGCGCGCCGCACAGGTGGACGGGGCTGGTTCCTGGCAGCGGTTCGCACTGGTGACGGTGCCGCTGATGAAGCCGGCGATCCTGGTGGCACTGCTCTTCCGGACGCTGGACGCATTCAGGATCTTCGACAACATCTACATCCTGACAGCAGGTGCCCACGACACGGGTTCGGTGTCGATCCTCGGCTACGACAACCTGTTCACCGCTCTCAACCTCGGCATCGGGTCGGCGATCTCCGTGCTCATCTTCCTGTGCGTGGCGGTGATCGCCTTCGTGTTCATCAAACTCTTCGGGGCAGCGGCCCCCGGCTCAGAGGAAGGGGCACGCTGA